One Streptomyces fagopyri DNA window includes the following coding sequences:
- a CDS encoding L,D-transpeptidase, with amino-acid sequence MRHTTWGPRRAGAALAAALTWAGLLAGAAGCTSGTMDEVLGKPPAAEDVIQVSPADNSKNVRPRQELRVRVADGRLESVQVVKDQDAQESAVPGHLSADGLTWRPDSPRLALGARYAVDVVALDGHGRRTARHTTFTTYVPGERFIGYATPENRSTVGTGMIVSLEFNREISDRAAVERAIHVEASPAVEIRPHWFGKDRLDFRPEKYWKPGTEVTVDLRLRDVEGAPGVYGLQSRTTTFTVGRSQVSLVDAADHTMEVRRDGDLLTTVPITAGSPETTTYNGKMVVMEMLEMTRMNSRTVGFGGEYDIPDVPHAMRLTDSGTFLHGNYWSGDVFGSTNVSHGCVGLRDVKGGGSDTPAGWFFDRSLIGDVVEVVHSKDKKVAPDNGLGGWNMGWTKWKAGGAAT; translated from the coding sequence GTGAGGCATACGACATGGGGCCCCCGGCGCGCGGGGGCCGCGCTGGCCGCCGCACTGACCTGGGCCGGACTGCTGGCCGGAGCCGCCGGGTGCACCTCGGGCACCATGGACGAGGTGCTCGGCAAACCCCCCGCCGCCGAGGACGTCATCCAGGTGTCCCCGGCCGACAACAGCAAGAACGTACGACCGCGGCAGGAGCTGCGGGTACGGGTGGCGGACGGCCGGCTGGAGTCCGTGCAGGTCGTCAAGGACCAGGACGCACAGGAGTCCGCGGTGCCCGGACACCTCTCCGCCGACGGCCTGACCTGGCGGCCCGACAGCCCCCGGCTCGCCCTGGGCGCCAGGTACGCCGTGGACGTGGTGGCCCTCGACGGGCACGGGAGGCGTACGGCGCGGCACACGACGTTCACCACGTACGTCCCCGGGGAACGGTTCATCGGCTACGCGACGCCGGAGAACCGTTCCACCGTCGGCACCGGAATGATCGTCTCACTGGAGTTCAACCGGGAGATCAGCGACCGGGCCGCCGTCGAGCGCGCGATCCACGTGGAGGCCAGCCCCGCGGTCGAGATCCGCCCGCACTGGTTCGGCAAGGACCGTCTCGACTTCCGGCCCGAGAAGTACTGGAAACCGGGGACCGAGGTGACGGTCGACCTGCGACTGCGCGACGTGGAAGGAGCGCCGGGCGTCTACGGACTCCAGTCCAGGACCACCACCTTCACCGTCGGCCGCAGCCAGGTCTCGCTCGTCGACGCCGCCGACCACACCATGGAGGTCCGCCGCGACGGCGACCTCCTCACCACGGTGCCGATCACCGCCGGCTCCCCCGAGACCACGACCTACAACGGGAAGATGGTCGTCATGGAGATGCTGGAGATGACCCGGATGAACAGCCGCACGGTCGGGTTCGGCGGGGAGTACGACATCCCCGACGTCCCGCACGCGATGCGCCTCACCGACTCCGGGACCTTCCTGCACGGCAACTACTGGTCGGGCGACGTCTTCGGCTCCACGAACGTCAGCCACGGCTGCGTCGGTCTGCGGGACGTGAAGGGCGGCGGCTCCGACACCCCCGCGGGCTGGTTCTTCGACCGCAGTCTGATCGGCGACGTCGTCGAGGTCGTCCACAGCAAGGACAAGAAGGTCGCTCCCGACAACGGCCTCGGGGGATGGAACATGGGCTGGACGAAGTGGAAGGCGGGCGGCGCGGCGACGTGA